TTCACTGTCTGATTGTCAAACAGTAGTTTGCCTCTGAAACTGTAAACAAATATTTTTGTGCAATATTTTCTACACACATTTCTTTGACTGCATCCGCAAATCAACTAGCCTCACCCTTTAcgaagctacacatcaactagcctcACCCTTTAcgaagctacacatcaactagcctcACCCTTTACGAAGCTACAAATCAACTAGCCTCACCCTTTACGAAGCTACAAATCAACTAGCCTCACCCTTTAcgaagctacacatcaactagcctcACCCTTTAcgaagctacacatcaactagcctcACCCTTTAcgaagctacacatcaactagcctcAACCTTTACGAAGCTACAAATCAACTAGCCTCACCCTTTAcgaagctacacatcaactagcctcACCCTTTACGAAGCTACAAATCAACTAGCCTCACCCTTTAcgaagctacacatcaactagcctcAACCTTTACGAAGCTACAAATCAACTAGCCTCACCCTTTAcgaagctacacatcaactagcctcACCCTTTACGAAGCTACAAATCATCTAGCTTCACCCTTTACGAAGCTACAAATCAACTAGCCTCACCCTTTACGAAGCTACAAATCAACTAGCCTCACCCTTTACGAAGCTACAAATCAACTAGCCTCACCCTTTAcgaagctacacatcaactagcctcAACCTTTACGAAGCTACAAATCAACTAGCCTCACCCTTTAcgaagctacacatcaactagcctcACCCTTTAcgaagctacacatcaactagcctcACCCTTTACGAAGCTACAAATCAACTAGCCTCAACCTTTACGAAGCTACAAATCAACTAGCCTCACCCTTTACGAAGCTACAAATCAACTAGCCTCACCCTTTAcgaagctacacatcaactagcctcACCCTTTAcgaagctacacatcaactagcctcACCCTTTACGAAGCTACAAATCAACTAGCCTCAACCTTTAcgaagctacacatcaactagcctcAACCTTTACGAAGCTACAAATCAACTAGCCTCACCCTTTACGAAGCTACAAATCAACTAGCCTCACCCTTTAcgaagctacacatcaactagcctcACCCTTTAcgaagctacacatcaactagcctcACCCTTTACGAAGCTACAAATCAACTAGCCTCAACCTTTAcgaagctacacatcaactagcctcACCCTTTACGAAGCTACAAATCAACTAGCCTCAACCTTTACGAAGCTACAAATCAACTAGCCTCACCCTTTACGAAGCTACAAATCAACTAGCCTCACCCTTTACGAAGCTACAAATCAACTAGCCTCACCCTTTAcgaagctacacatcaactagcctcACCCTTTAcgaagctacacatcaactagcctcACCCTTTACGAAGCTACAAATCAACTAGCCTCACCCTTTACGAAGCTACAAATCAACTAGCCTCAACCTTTAcgaagctacacatcaactagcctcACCCTTTAcgaagctacacatcaactagcctcACCCTTTACGAAGCTACAAATCAACTAGCTTCGCTCTGGCTACAAATAAACTCCAAAAAACGGACAAATCCAGTGGTTTTAATAATACATCATATTTAATATTAGTTACATGTTGTGTGTAtgaactgacagatacactatatgttaatgttttaaatgtatgtaaattgtaaagtcttttgtctgtaatgtatttttcgttatgtgtcagaccccagtaagactggcTGTCACCATCGGCGTCGACTATTGAGGATTCAAATATATCAAATCAAACATGACAACAGAAAGACTACATTTACTGTAATACTTTGTACTGTTAAGCTTGAAGCTGGGAAGCAATAATACACATAGGCATTTCCCTGTAACATTGTTCCACTATTGTTCCACTACTCATTCATTCACAGGACTTAGGTCCAGTTGATTAAGCAAAACGTTTAAAACAAAAAGAAAtacccccaaatggcaccctattccctcagcCTGGTGTCGTAGCCCTTTATAGCGCTACATAGTGTAGGgagtatggtgccatttgggacacagcctatgcCAATTATTAGGTCTCCCTAATGATCTTGGTCCGTTTCTGGATCTTTGTCTTGGTAAAAATGTCCACATGCTTGTCCCTGACGCTGACTGTCATTCCATCCAGGATGGAGGGGGTCAGactgggtagagagagaacagagaagacaTTCAGACTTGAAGCAGCATGTACAAACCAGCTCATAATCACTATATTAATCACTATATTTCACAGACTTTATGGTGAGGATTTTAGTTTGGAGTAACAAGAAATGGAACCCCTAAAATGTCAACGTTTCAGATTCTGTAGGTGGACAGTGATTCCATTATTCTTTCATCCACTGTGGCTTGGTGTTATGTATATTTAGTATTAGCTATTCAGTAGCCTCCTCTGGGAGTTCCTAGTTCCTACCTTAGTCTCCAGCTTGAGCGTCTCTCCTTTGGCCAAGAAGCCATTCAGAGCAACTCTCAGGTCTTTGAGGTTAGCAGCATCCAGAGGCTAGGAAAGAGACACAGGACTAGCAAAATGTCAAATACATGCGAATCATTCATCTGCAAATGATCAAGCCCTGTAAATATAAAACATGTAAATTACATTTCAGTGTGGATTCATGTAAATCTTGAGTTGGTTGATCTGTGTTCAGATTAAATCTGTGTaatgatggagtgtgtgtgtgtgtgtgtgtgtgtgtgtgtgtgtgtgtgtgtgtgtgtgtgtgtgtgtgtcagttcctACCTGTGCGGTGGTGACAGTACAGATGACCTCTCCACAGTGGGCACTCATCATATTGCTGAAGGCTGAGATGACgtcaaaggtcagaggtcagacgGCCGTTATAAGCCATAACATCTGAGGAATGGAGATAAAGATACACAattattcaattcaattcaatacaaaTGTAGTTGTTATCTCCTTAGTGACAGGGCTACATCAGGGCTACATCAGGGCCCACGACACAGTCACataaacaacacacacaacaagaCAACTATCAGACATtacactgttattacacacaACTTTTGTAACACTATGTTTCTTTCACCTGTCTGACATAGTGCTGGCTACACACTGATGAGGTGATGAGGATGGGAGACATCCCTGTCTTGGTAATGACATCAGTGAAGGTGTGCTGTTTGATACTGCATTTGCCAGACAGCTTGAGGTCCTTgactgcaactcagtaaaatcgttgaaattgtttaTATATTTGTTTCAATGTAGCTACCGGTGttgggagtagtgaactacatgtagttcaactagtaatttcattacattttgcagtagcttggtggtagtttaaCTAAATTCAAATATTGGTACTGTTTTCAATAGTTCATGACTTTTTTTGCCATGTAGTGGTGTTTTCGGCGTCAAACCTtcctaattctcacttgaaacatcgtttttgtgtttaataggctgAATTACACTTTCTGTTAACATCCGACTTTTGAGCGATAATAGTCTTGCAATCTGTAGTCAATTACATTTTAGATATCATTTTTCAcgaagtagtttggatgtagggaaatactttttcaaagtaactttataGTAGTAAACTATATTTATCTCATGGGTAACTTTAGTGTAACTTAACTTATTCCAGTTTGGAGTAATTGGTAGCCTAGTAAAGtacattttcagagtagcttccctaaCACTGGTTGTTACATTGTATCAAGCTTGATCATTCATTCAATTCGTTTTGTTCCTGATGTAGTATCAGACACGTCTGTCAAAACGAATGACTGCACCGATTTCAAAGTGACGATGTAGCTAGGGTTTAGGTGAAGAGGTTCAGCTAACTATATGTTATTTTACAACAGAAAATACACGTTAAATATTGAACGTCTTACCTGCTGTCCTCCTTGCCTCAATGGTGCTGCCATTTTCTCCTGGGTACGTCGCTACCcgaaaccttaaccttaacccctactacagttccctaaccttaaccctaacctcaattcttaccttaaccattttaaatgtcaaattCAATGGAGTAACCTCAGAGTTGGGACGTCTCAAGGAATCAGGCTTGCATGGACCATTTCTCATACTGCTGACTAGGGTGAAACTCAATGCGCATGCGTGTGTCTAAAACATTGGGAGCCGCTTTAAATTCTGGATAGTTGCTTTTGCATCCTGCCAGTCCGTTGTATTTATTCACTgtgaattattatttatttattatacaatttatttcagcttgatAACCTGCATGCACAGTAGTCATATGCATTTAAATAGCAGTAGATCTATTCCGGGGCGGCAGGCAGtttagcggttagagcgttgggccagtaaccgaaaggttgcaatatcaaattcctgagctgacaaggtaaaaatctgtcgttctgccctgaacaaggcagaatttgttcttaactgacttgcctagttaaataaaggtaaaacattatttgtttttaaatcacACTATTATCCACAATATTCATGGTTTTATTGTGATAGATGTATTATTTTGATACCGAGAGCACATGGTAGTTCCCATTCGCAACCTCACGGTGGCAGCAAAGCCCAGATGAAGGGGACGGGTGAGGTACGTCGGCCAATGACGTAAACGCAGCAAGACCGGGGGGTTTCGTTTATCTGACTCGGG
The sequence above is drawn from the Salmo salar chromosome ssa05, Ssal_v3.1, whole genome shotgun sequence genome and encodes:
- the LOC106604209 gene encoding LOW QUALITY PROTEIN: ATP synthase subunit O, mitochondrial (The sequence of the model RefSeq protein was modified relative to this genomic sequence to represent the inferred CDS: deleted 1 base in 1 codon) — encoded protein: MAYNGRLTLTFDVISAFSNMMSAHCGEVICTVTTAQPLDAANLKDLRVALNGFLAKGETLKLETKSDPLHPGWNDSQRQGQACGHFYQDKDPETDQDH